In the Micromonospora narathiwatensis genome, one interval contains:
- a CDS encoding SDR family oxidoreductase, with protein MPLTRALGDATVVITGASSGIGAATAYALARRGADVVLAARTEEALRQVAARCRKLGGRALVVPTDVTDPEAVERLAARAAAEFGRIDAWINNAAVSAVGLFDEIPVTEFRRVVAVNLLGTVYGTKAALRWLDAAGGGVLVNNASVLAEVAMPYQSAYNATKHGIRGLADTVRQELRVTGRNNISLCTVLPSAVDTPFFRHAANHSGRELTPPPPVHPPEVVAETIVRLLRRPRREAYAGGAARLLGLQWRLAPALVERMAGWYTARTQFGPGVRLDATGNLFTADAAAERTGDWRGRRRRLVRMTAFGLAAGTAVGTVAAFSRRSRVGR; from the coding sequence ATGCCTCTCACCCGCGCCCTCGGCGACGCCACCGTCGTGATCACCGGCGCCTCCAGCGGCATCGGGGCGGCCACCGCGTACGCGCTCGCCCGGCGGGGCGCCGACGTGGTGCTGGCGGCCCGCACCGAGGAGGCGCTGCGCCAGGTCGCCGCGCGCTGCCGGAAGCTGGGCGGCCGGGCGCTGGTCGTACCCACCGACGTGACCGACCCGGAGGCGGTGGAGCGGCTCGCGGCGCGGGCGGCGGCGGAGTTCGGCCGGATCGACGCCTGGATCAACAACGCCGCGGTGAGCGCGGTGGGGCTTTTCGACGAGATCCCGGTGACCGAGTTCCGCCGGGTGGTGGCGGTGAACCTGCTCGGCACGGTGTACGGGACGAAGGCGGCGCTGCGCTGGCTCGACGCGGCCGGCGGCGGGGTCCTGGTCAACAACGCCTCCGTGCTGGCCGAGGTGGCCATGCCCTACCAGTCGGCGTACAACGCGACCAAGCACGGCATCCGGGGGCTGGCCGACACGGTCCGGCAGGAGCTGCGCGTCACCGGGCGGAACAACATCTCCCTCTGCACCGTGCTGCCGTCGGCCGTCGACACCCCGTTCTTCCGGCACGCCGCCAACCACAGCGGCCGGGAGCTGACCCCGCCCCCGCCGGTCCACCCGCCGGAGGTGGTGGCCGAGACGATCGTGCGGCTGCTGCGCCGGCCCCGCCGGGAGGCGTACGCGGGCGGCGCGGCCCGGCTGCTCGGGCTCCAGTGGCGGCTGGCCCCGGCGCTGGTCGAACGGATGGCCGGCTGGTACACCGCCCGCACCCAGTTCGGCCCCGGCGTACGGCTGGACGCCACCGGCAACCTGTTCACGGCCGACGCGGCGGCGGAGCGGACCGGCGACTGGCGGGGGCGCCGCCGGCGACTGGTCCGGATGACGGCGTTCGGGCTGGCGGCGGGCACCGCGGTGGGCACGGTTGCCGCGTTCAGCCGGCGATCGCGGGTCGGCCGCTGA
- the hisN gene encoding histidinol-phosphatase produces MTGYADDLALAHLLADAADAVSTARFRALDLRVEAKPDLTPVSDADTAVERAIRALLAEHRPGDGLLGEEYGEQPATGPDGRRWVIDPIDGTKNFVRGVPVWGTLIALLEADRPVLGLVSAPALGRRWWAARGAGAYAGPDLASGTPIRVSGVTGLADASFCYSSLTGWEEAGRLDAVLQIMRDTWRSRAYGDFYGYMLLAEGALDVMVEPELSLWDIAALVPIVTEAGGTFTDLAGRPAPAGTSSGEISAIATNGPLHGDILARLGRPAAR; encoded by the coding sequence CCGACGCCGCCGACGCCGTCTCCACGGCCCGGTTCCGCGCCCTCGACCTGCGGGTCGAGGCCAAGCCCGACCTGACCCCGGTCTCCGACGCGGACACCGCCGTCGAGCGGGCGATCCGCGCGTTGCTGGCCGAGCACCGGCCGGGCGACGGCCTGCTCGGCGAGGAGTACGGGGAGCAGCCCGCCACCGGCCCGGACGGGCGGCGCTGGGTGATCGACCCGATCGACGGCACGAAGAACTTCGTCCGGGGCGTACCGGTCTGGGGCACCCTGATCGCCCTGCTGGAGGCCGACCGTCCGGTCCTCGGCCTGGTCTCCGCCCCGGCGCTCGGCCGGCGTTGGTGGGCCGCCCGGGGCGCGGGCGCGTACGCCGGCCCCGACCTGGCCTCCGGCACGCCGATCCGGGTCTCCGGCGTCACGGGCCTGGCCGACGCGAGCTTCTGCTACTCCTCGCTGACCGGCTGGGAGGAGGCGGGCCGGCTGGACGCCGTGCTCCAGATCATGCGCGACACCTGGCGCAGCCGGGCGTACGGCGACTTCTACGGCTACATGCTGCTGGCCGAGGGGGCGCTGGACGTGATGGTGGAGCCGGAGCTGTCCCTCTGGGACATCGCCGCCCTGGTCCCGATCGTCACCGAGGCCGGCGGCACCTTCACCGACCTGGCCGGTCGACCGGCCCCGGCCGGCACCAGCTCCGGCGAGATCAGCGCCATCGCCACCAACGGGCCGCTGCACGGGGACATCCTGGCCCGGCTCGGCCGACCAGCCGCGCGCTGA
- a CDS encoding glycosyltransferase, with product MRVGLVCAHAGPSVEGSTVGTYQHVARVAAELAGRGHDVRVHERRDDPDQPESVELDGYRLERAPVGPPAPLATAELVPYVTEFGRWLAQRWSGDWTPEVVHGHYWIGGLAAANAVRETDIPVVQTFHSLGVEQLRHLGQRYDGPGERIPLERALTRAVDIAVAQCNDEVDELTRMGLQRSSVAMVPTGVDTEQFHPDGEAAPREQRARILSVGGLSPRHGQEDVIRAMRLVGDAELIIAGGPPAAQLADHGEARRLRELAERTGVADQVTLVGAVPHDQMATWYRSADVVACTPHYCSAGRVSLEAMACGVPVVGYAMGGLADAVVDEVTGKLVPPGDVRALGVTLRRLLTDNAGRFAYGHAAVDRVRCSYTWERTAGALERLYERVVSRRKPVEAA from the coding sequence ATGCGCGTCGGCCTTGTGTGCGCACACGCCGGCCCGTCCGTCGAAGGCTCCACCGTCGGTACCTACCAGCACGTCGCGCGGGTGGCGGCCGAACTCGCCGGACGCGGCCACGACGTCCGGGTTCACGAGCGGCGGGACGACCCGGACCAGCCCGAGTCGGTCGAGCTGGACGGCTACCGGTTGGAGCGAGCACCGGTCGGCCCGCCCGCCCCGCTGGCCACCGCCGAACTGGTGCCGTACGTGACCGAGTTCGGCCGCTGGCTGGCACAGCGGTGGTCCGGGGACTGGACGCCGGAGGTGGTGCACGGGCACTACTGGATCGGCGGCCTGGCCGCCGCCAACGCCGTACGCGAGACGGACATCCCGGTCGTGCAGACCTTCCACTCGCTCGGCGTCGAGCAGCTGCGCCACCTCGGTCAGCGGTACGACGGGCCGGGCGAGCGGATCCCGCTGGAGCGGGCGCTGACCCGGGCGGTGGACATCGCGGTCGCCCAGTGCAACGACGAGGTCGACGAGCTGACCCGGATGGGGCTCCAGCGCAGCTCGGTGGCGATGGTGCCGACCGGGGTGGACACCGAGCAGTTCCACCCGGACGGCGAGGCGGCACCCCGGGAGCAGCGGGCCCGCATCCTCTCCGTCGGCGGGCTCTCGCCCCGACACGGCCAGGAGGACGTGATCCGGGCGATGCGGCTGGTCGGCGACGCCGAGCTGATCATCGCCGGCGGTCCGCCCGCCGCCCAGCTCGCCGATCACGGAGAGGCGCGCCGGCTGCGTGAGCTGGCCGAACGGACCGGGGTGGCCGACCAGGTGACGCTGGTCGGAGCCGTCCCGCACGACCAGATGGCGACCTGGTACCGCTCCGCCGACGTCGTCGCCTGCACGCCGCACTACTGCTCGGCGGGTCGGGTGTCGCTGGAGGCGATGGCCTGCGGGGTGCCGGTGGTCGGCTACGCGATGGGCGGCCTCGCCGACGCGGTGGTCGACGAGGTGACCGGAAAACTCGTGCCGCCCGGGGACGTCCGTGCCCTCGGGGTGACCCTGCGCCGGCTGCTGACCGACAACGCCGGACGGTTCGCGTACGGGCACGCGGCGGTGGACCGGGTGCGGTGCAGCTACACCTGGGAGCGGACGGCCGGCGCCCTGGAACGGCTCTACGAGCGGGTGGTCAGCCGGCGCAAGCCGGTCGAGGCGGCCTGA
- a CDS encoding ATP-binding protein, whose product MPTELRCLVETDESSPVVRLTGVLDRAGVDGVRDALLARLWRRPGPVIVDLSAVRIADPEARTVVDDVRRAVAEWPATGLLVLDPPGPVDPGAPADPSGPVEPDAPVFPSLDRARAALAGAPPTAVLTADLPPVAVAAREARALVTDGCVRWGVPELVEPACIAVTEMVNNVVAHAGTPMTVRVAPRDDDARSPRGLRLAVRDGSTRPPAYAGLAPLTSIGGRGLLLIDTVARRWGSTPLPDGKVVWCVLHAEDEAARRG is encoded by the coding sequence ATGCCGACGGAGCTGCGCTGCCTGGTGGAGACGGACGAGTCGTCCCCGGTCGTCAGGCTGACCGGCGTACTCGACCGGGCCGGCGTCGACGGCGTCCGCGACGCGCTCCTCGCCCGGCTGTGGCGGCGGCCCGGTCCGGTGATCGTCGACCTCTCCGCGGTCCGGATCGCCGACCCCGAGGCCCGGACCGTCGTCGACGACGTACGCCGTGCGGTGGCCGAGTGGCCCGCCACCGGGCTGCTGGTGCTCGACCCGCCCGGTCCCGTCGACCCCGGCGCCCCGGCCGACCCGTCCGGTCCCGTCGAACCGGACGCCCCGGTCTTCCCGTCCCTGGACCGGGCGCGGGCCGCGCTGGCCGGCGCGCCGCCGACGGCCGTGCTGACCGCCGACCTGCCGCCCGTGGCGGTCGCGGCCCGGGAGGCACGGGCGCTGGTCACCGACGGCTGCGTCCGGTGGGGCGTGCCGGAGCTGGTCGAGCCGGCCTGCATCGCGGTCACCGAGATGGTCAACAACGTGGTCGCCCACGCCGGGACGCCGATGACCGTCCGGGTGGCCCCACGGGACGACGACGCCCGGTCGCCGCGCGGCCTGCGCCTGGCCGTCCGCGACGGGTCCACCCGACCGCCCGCGTACGCCGGGCTGGCCCCGCTCACCTCGATCGGCGGGCGCGGGCTGCTGCTCATCGACACGGTCGCCCGGCGTTGGGGCAGCACTCCGCTGCCGGACGGCAAGGTCGTCTGGTGCGTGCTGCACGCCGAGGACGAGGCCGCCCGCCGGGGTTGA
- a CDS encoding ATP-binding protein, giving the protein MTNADPPAPRTVVPIEPSLLFAEAFDQAQVTELRHSVTSCAHAAGLRGQRLDDFVLAVNELITNAVRHGGGQGWLRLWRQAGELVCEVADHGHGISAHRLSDRNRPAPDTAGGWGLWLARELSDTMVVDTGDAGTTVRISAALGLPEQSRGQRAE; this is encoded by the coding sequence ATGACGAACGCAGATCCCCCCGCACCGCGTACGGTTGTGCCCATCGAACCTTCCCTCCTCTTCGCCGAGGCCTTCGATCAGGCCCAGGTGACCGAGTTACGGCACTCGGTCACCTCCTGTGCGCACGCCGCGGGGCTGCGTGGCCAGCGGCTGGACGACTTCGTGCTGGCGGTCAACGAGCTGATCACCAACGCCGTCCGGCACGGCGGCGGCCAGGGCTGGCTGCGGCTGTGGCGCCAGGCCGGGGAGCTGGTCTGCGAGGTCGCCGACCACGGTCACGGGATCAGCGCCCACCGGCTCAGCGACCGCAACCGGCCCGCACCGGACACCGCCGGCGGCTGGGGCCTCTGGCTGGCCAGGGAGCTGAGCGACACCATGGTGGTGGACACCGGCGACGCGGGCACGACCGTACGGATCAGCGCGGCACTCGGTCTTCCCGAGCAGAGCCGCGGGCAGCGCGCCGAATAG
- the glpK gene encoding glycerol kinase GlpK: MTGEFVAAIDQGTTSSRCIVFDRAGAVVSVAQREHRQHFPQPGWVEHDAEEIWANVQQVVREALAAAGIGPDGLAAVGITNQRETTVVWDRATGRPVANAIVWQDTRTGPLLRELAEAYDEERLRARTGLTLATYFAGPKLRWLLDHVDGLRERAERGEVLFGTIDSWLIWKLTGRHVTDVTNASRTMLMDLETLDWDPELLDAMRVPAAMLPEIRCSAEVYGTADGVLAGVPVASALGDQQAALFGQTCFQPGEAKCTYGTGSFLLLNTGASPVTSRHGLLTTVAYRIAGQPAVYALEGAIAVTGSLVQWLRDNLGLISTAPQIEELARTVDDNGGCYVVPAFSGLFAPYWRSDARGVIAGLTGYITKGHLARAVLEASGWQTREVIDAMNADSDVTLHRLRVDGGMTANALLMQFLADVLDVPVVRPRITETTSLGAAYAAGLAVGFWPDLTTLREHWRADAQWTPQMDPALRDRELRNWRKAVQRTLDWVE, from the coding sequence GTGACCGGAGAATTCGTCGCCGCCATCGACCAGGGCACCACCTCGTCGCGGTGCATCGTCTTCGACCGGGCCGGGGCGGTCGTCTCCGTCGCCCAGCGCGAGCATCGACAGCACTTCCCGCAGCCCGGCTGGGTCGAGCACGACGCCGAGGAGATCTGGGCGAACGTCCAGCAGGTGGTGCGGGAGGCCCTGGCCGCCGCCGGCATCGGGCCGGACGGGCTGGCCGCCGTCGGCATCACCAACCAGCGGGAGACCACCGTGGTCTGGGACCGGGCCACCGGCCGCCCGGTCGCCAACGCCATCGTCTGGCAGGACACCCGCACCGGCCCGCTGCTGCGCGAGCTGGCCGAGGCGTACGACGAGGAGCGGCTGCGGGCCCGCACCGGCCTCACCCTGGCCACCTACTTCGCCGGGCCGAAGCTGCGCTGGCTGCTCGACCACGTCGACGGGCTGCGCGAGCGGGCCGAGCGGGGCGAGGTCCTGTTCGGCACGATCGACAGCTGGTTGATCTGGAAGCTGACCGGCCGGCACGTCACCGACGTGACCAACGCCAGCCGGACGATGCTGATGGACCTGGAGACCCTGGACTGGGACCCGGAGCTGCTCGACGCGATGCGGGTGCCGGCCGCCATGCTGCCGGAGATCCGCTGCTCGGCGGAGGTCTACGGCACCGCCGACGGAGTGCTCGCCGGGGTGCCGGTGGCCAGCGCGCTCGGCGACCAGCAGGCCGCCCTCTTCGGACAGACCTGCTTCCAGCCCGGCGAGGCCAAGTGCACCTACGGCACCGGCAGCTTCCTGCTGCTCAACACCGGCGCCAGCCCGGTCACCTCCCGGCACGGGCTGCTCACCACCGTGGCGTACCGGATCGCCGGCCAGCCGGCCGTGTACGCCCTGGAAGGGGCGATCGCGGTCACCGGCTCGCTGGTCCAGTGGCTGCGGGACAACCTCGGCCTGATCTCCACCGCCCCGCAGATCGAGGAGCTGGCCCGCACGGTGGACGACAACGGCGGCTGCTACGTGGTGCCGGCCTTCTCCGGGCTCTTCGCGCCGTACTGGCGCAGCGACGCCCGAGGCGTGATCGCCGGGCTGACCGGCTACATCACCAAGGGGCACCTGGCCCGGGCGGTGCTGGAGGCGTCCGGCTGGCAGACCCGCGAGGTGATCGACGCGATGAACGCGGACTCCGACGTGACGCTCCACCGGCTGCGGGTGGACGGCGGGATGACCGCCAACGCCCTGCTGATGCAGTTCCTCGCCGACGTGCTCGACGTGCCGGTGGTCCGTCCCCGGATCACCGAGACCACCAGCCTCGGCGCCGCGTACGCGGCCGGCCTGGCGGTCGGGTTCTGGCCGGACCTGACCACCCTGCGCGAGCATTGGCGCGCCGACGCGCAGTGGACGCCGCAGATGGACCCGGCGCTGCGCGACCGGGAGCTGCGCAACTGGCGCAAGGCCGTGCAGCGCACCCTCGACTGGGTGGAGTGA
- the macS gene encoding MacS family sensor histidine kinase: protein MPSSPGGLEVPLWRSIAVFRFASLAYVGLLVLRDAHRYAHPVAAGGVLLAMLAWTGVTAAGYARPAGRRWPLLLADLGVVLAIMVATPWVVGRAALAAGVPTLTVAWLAGPVLAWAVSGGRRRGAVAALVLGGADLATRERISQSSLTGVILMLLAGVVVGHVARLAVTAEQRLQRAVELEAATRERERLARDIHDSVLQVLALVQRRGAHLDGEAGELARLAGEQEAALRALIGRAGTAPADDEGIRDLRDLLDRYASANVAVAAPATPVPLPARVADGLAAAVGAALDNVARHAGGRAWVLIEDEGETVTVSVRDEGPGIPEGRLAEAAAQGRLGVAQSMRGRVADLGGAVRIVSAPGAGTEIELSVPRSGR from the coding sequence ATGCCGTCGTCTCCGGGTGGCCTGGAGGTCCCGCTCTGGCGGTCGATCGCGGTGTTCCGGTTCGCCTCGCTGGCGTACGTCGGGCTGCTGGTGCTCCGCGACGCCCACCGGTACGCGCACCCGGTCGCCGCCGGCGGCGTACTCCTGGCGATGCTGGCCTGGACCGGGGTGACCGCGGCCGGCTACGCGCGCCCGGCCGGGCGGCGCTGGCCGCTCCTCCTGGCCGACCTCGGCGTGGTCCTGGCGATCATGGTGGCCACCCCGTGGGTGGTGGGACGCGCGGCGCTCGCCGCCGGCGTGCCCACCCTGACCGTCGCCTGGCTGGCCGGCCCGGTGCTGGCCTGGGCGGTCTCCGGCGGCCGGCGACGCGGCGCGGTCGCCGCGCTGGTGCTCGGCGGGGCCGACCTGGCCACCCGGGAACGGATCAGCCAGTCCTCGCTCACCGGGGTGATCCTGATGCTGCTCGCCGGGGTGGTGGTCGGGCACGTCGCCCGGCTGGCCGTCACCGCCGAGCAGCGGCTGCAACGGGCGGTGGAGCTGGAGGCGGCCACCCGGGAGCGGGAGCGGCTGGCCCGGGACATCCACGACTCGGTGCTCCAGGTGCTGGCGCTGGTGCAGCGGCGCGGCGCGCACCTGGACGGCGAGGCGGGCGAGCTGGCCCGGCTGGCCGGTGAGCAGGAGGCCGCGCTGCGCGCCCTGATCGGCCGCGCCGGGACCGCGCCGGCCGACGACGAGGGCATCCGCGACCTGCGCGACCTGCTCGACCGGTACGCCTCGGCGAACGTCGCGGTCGCCGCGCCGGCCACCCCGGTGCCGCTGCCCGCCCGGGTGGCCGACGGGCTGGCCGCCGCGGTCGGGGCGGCGCTGGACAACGTGGCCCGGCACGCCGGCGGGCGGGCCTGGGTGCTGATCGAGGACGAGGGGGAGACGGTGACCGTCTCGGTACGCGACGAGGGCCCGGGAATCCCGGAGGGGCGGCTGGCCGAGGCGGCGGCGCAGGGCCGGCTCGGGGTGGCGCAGTCGATGCGCGGCCGGGTCGCCGACCTGGGCGGCGCGGTGCGGATCGTCTCCGCCCCCGGCGCGGGCACGGAGATCGAGCTGAGCGTACCGAGGAGCGGCCGATGA
- a CDS encoding YbaB/EbfC family nucleoid-associated protein encodes MTATTGEPAANDNPMAQIAARMREQMAQGDELRNRLAGLTGRAVSDDEQIEVVCTADDPAHELRIDPRVMRRSSVELAELLQELIRSARADLQRQTTEAVREVAGDLGPQALIGNPAAAQAKLAQLNELVSGPMRQSSELLERLRRQLSI; translated from the coding sequence ATGACCGCTACGACCGGGGAGCCGGCGGCGAACGACAACCCGATGGCGCAGATCGCCGCCCGGATGCGCGAGCAGATGGCACAGGGCGACGAGCTACGGAACCGGCTGGCCGGGCTGACCGGCCGGGCGGTCAGCGACGACGAGCAGATCGAGGTGGTCTGCACCGCCGACGACCCGGCCCATGAGCTGCGGATCGACCCCCGGGTCATGCGCCGCTCCTCGGTGGAGCTGGCCGAGCTGCTGCAGGAGCTAATCCGATCGGCCCGGGCGGATCTGCAGCGGCAGACCACCGAGGCGGTACGCGAGGTGGCCGGCGATCTCGGACCGCAGGCGCTGATCGGCAATCCGGCCGCGGCACAGGCCAAGCTGGCACAGCTCAACGAGCTGGTCAGCGGCCCGATGCGGCAGAGCAGCGAGCTGCTGGAGCGGCTGCGCCGCCAGTTGTCGATCTGA
- a CDS encoding DUF5709 domain-containing protein, translating into MRDDDYPTPVSDPEAEGLPDTADDDSTARDDVLTGREADGPEPAQLPADRDPVAVDHFGTTAEEQLDGESLDYKLQREAYERPVDDPLAGAVDPGIAAEADSEEAAAQAQFDADVIDPGPTSDPHSAISLYDHGQLGAVADRQVGRLVEPDEGAHTDQETDNIGYDAGAAGGGATAEELAVHETRPPEATP; encoded by the coding sequence ATGCGCGACGACGACTACCCCACCCCCGTGTCCGACCCGGAGGCGGAGGGCCTGCCCGACACCGCCGACGACGACTCCACGGCCCGCGACGACGTGCTGACCGGACGGGAGGCGGACGGCCCTGAGCCGGCCCAGCTTCCGGCCGACCGCGACCCGGTGGCGGTGGACCACTTCGGGACCACCGCCGAGGAGCAGCTCGATGGCGAGTCGCTGGACTACAAGCTCCAGCGGGAGGCGTACGAGCGGCCGGTCGACGATCCGCTCGCCGGCGCGGTCGACCCGGGCATCGCCGCCGAGGCGGACAGCGAGGAGGCCGCCGCGCAGGCCCAGTTCGACGCGGACGTGATCGACCCGGGCCCGACCTCCGACCCGCACTCGGCGATCTCCCTCTACGACCACGGCCAGCTCGGTGCCGTCGCGGACCGCCAGGTCGGCCGGCTGGTCGAGCCGGACGAGGGCGCGCACACCGACCAGGAGACCGACAACATCGGGTACGACGCCGGTGCGGCCGGGGGCGGCGCGACCGCCGAGGAACTGGCCGTGCACGAGACCCGCCCGCCCGAGGCGACGCCCTGA
- a CDS encoding DUF3592 domain-containing protein translates to MAMPLLLLLVMSGLGLVGIGYGTVRFWRDRRLLRAGHRVPGEVVDLLVNKVKSGEIYTPVVRFHTADGTPVTSSPGRWRQAPFTPDGKPVTVVYDPSRPSRVLVVPDGGTGTQSVVIPFVTLLAVSAAVAIGGVYVFRTF, encoded by the coding sequence ATGGCCATGCCCCTGCTGTTGCTACTCGTCATGTCCGGCCTCGGGCTGGTCGGGATCGGCTACGGGACCGTCCGGTTCTGGCGCGACCGACGCCTGCTGCGCGCGGGCCACCGGGTGCCCGGCGAGGTGGTCGACCTGCTGGTCAACAAGGTCAAGAGCGGTGAGATCTACACGCCCGTGGTGCGCTTCCACACCGCCGACGGGACGCCGGTCACCTCGTCGCCGGGTCGGTGGCGCCAGGCCCCCTTCACACCGGACGGCAAGCCGGTCACCGTGGTCTACGACCCCTCCCGACCGTCGCGGGTCCTGGTCGTCCCCGATGGAGGCACCGGCACCCAGTCCGTGGTCATCCCGTTCGTCACGCTGCTGGCGGTGAGTGCCGCCGTGGCGATCGGCGGGGTGTACGTCTTCCGCACCTTCTGA
- a CDS encoding ribose-phosphate diphosphokinase, whose translation MRDIAVFSGTAHPDLAAEICAHLDVPLHPVRVSRFANDCLEVQLQANCRERDVFLIQPLVPPVQEHLVELLLMIDAARGASAGRITVVLPHYAYARSDKKDAPRISIGGRLVADLLTSAGADRVLALTLHSPQVHGFFSVPVDHLHALRELAAHFQGYDLSNAVVVSPDLGNAKEAAAFARMLGTPVAAGAKQRFSDDRVKISTVIGDVADRDVIVLDDEIAKGSTVIELMAHLRERKVRSIRLACTHGLFSSGALERLGEQEGVLEIVCTNTVPIPAEKRVPKLAVLSVAPALAEAMRRIHNGESVSALFA comes from the coding sequence GTGCGTGACATTGCCGTGTTCAGCGGGACCGCCCACCCGGACCTCGCCGCCGAGATCTGCGCCCACCTCGACGTTCCGCTGCACCCGGTACGGGTGTCCCGGTTCGCCAACGACTGCCTGGAGGTGCAGTTACAGGCGAACTGCCGGGAACGCGACGTCTTCCTCATCCAGCCGCTGGTGCCGCCGGTGCAGGAGCACCTGGTCGAGCTGCTGCTCATGATCGACGCGGCGCGCGGCGCGTCGGCCGGGCGGATCACCGTCGTGCTGCCGCACTACGCGTACGCCCGGTCGGACAAGAAGGACGCGCCGCGCATCTCCATCGGCGGCCGGCTGGTGGCCGACCTGCTCACCTCGGCCGGGGCGGACCGGGTGCTGGCGCTGACCCTGCACTCGCCGCAGGTGCACGGCTTCTTCAGCGTTCCGGTGGACCACCTGCACGCGCTGCGCGAGCTGGCCGCCCACTTCCAGGGGTACGACCTGAGCAACGCGGTGGTGGTCTCGCCGGACCTGGGCAACGCCAAGGAGGCCGCCGCGTTCGCCCGGATGCTCGGCACGCCGGTCGCGGCGGGGGCGAAGCAGCGGTTCAGCGACGACCGGGTCAAGATCAGTACGGTGATCGGCGACGTGGCGGACCGGGACGTCATCGTGCTCGACGACGAGATCGCCAAGGGCAGCACGGTGATCGAGCTGATGGCCCACCTGCGCGAGCGTAAGGTCCGGTCGATCCGGCTGGCCTGCACCCACGGCCTGTTCTCCAGCGGCGCGCTGGAGCGGCTGGGCGAGCAGGAGGGGGTGCTGGAGATCGTCTGCACCAACACGGTGCCGATCCCGGCGGAGAAGCGGGTGCCGAAGCTGGCGGTGCTCTCGGTGGCGCCGGCCCTGGCCGAGGCGATGCGGCGGATCCACAACGGCGAGTCGGTGAGCGCCCTCTTCGCCTGA
- a CDS encoding response regulator, which translates to MSTGVRVMVVDDHPMWREGVARDLTEAGHLVVATSGEGRQAVRVAAAARPDVVVLDLQLPDVSGVEVIRGLRAVLPEVRVLMLSASGEPQSVLDAVKAGATGYLVKSAAPAEFLDAVRRTAAGEPVFTPGLAGLVLGEYRRLAAGPATVHDAAPRLTERETEVLRLVAKGLSYKQIAERLGLSHRTVQNHVQNTLGKLQLHNRVELTRYAIERGLDG; encoded by the coding sequence ATGAGCACCGGCGTACGGGTGATGGTGGTCGACGACCACCCGATGTGGCGGGAGGGGGTGGCCCGCGACCTCACCGAGGCCGGGCACCTGGTGGTGGCGACCAGCGGGGAGGGGCGGCAGGCCGTCCGGGTGGCCGCGGCGGCCCGCCCGGACGTGGTCGTGCTCGACCTGCAACTGCCGGACGTCTCCGGCGTCGAGGTGATCCGTGGGCTGCGCGCCGTGCTGCCCGAGGTGCGGGTGCTGATGCTGTCGGCCAGCGGCGAGCCGCAGAGCGTGCTGGACGCGGTGAAGGCCGGTGCCACGGGTTATCTGGTCAAGTCGGCCGCCCCGGCCGAGTTCCTGGACGCGGTGCGCCGCACGGCGGCCGGTGAGCCGGTCTTCACGCCCGGGCTGGCCGGGCTGGTGCTGGGGGAGTACCGGCGGCTGGCGGCCGGGCCGGCCACCGTCCACGACGCGGCCCCCCGGCTCACCGAGCGGGAGACCGAGGTGCTGCGGCTGGTGGCGAAGGGCCTGTCGTACAAGCAGATCGCCGAGCGGCTGGGGCTCTCCCACCGGACGGTGCAGAACCATGTGCAGAACACGCTCGGCAAGCTCCAGCTCCACAACCGGGTCGAGCTGACCCGGTACGCCATCGAGCGGGGCCTGGACGGCTGA